From a region of the Rhipicephalus microplus isolate Deutch F79 chromosome X, USDA_Rmic, whole genome shotgun sequence genome:
- the LOC142775189 gene encoding uncharacterized protein LOC142775189, whose product MSQCLNLDFPVIKRDLLRSRRDCALRGLRQSAKWASELAYALRDVEASPPDQAASDHDDDLDDSYFLAKSYLDLEEYDRVVYFTKNASGTTRFLHYCARYLSDEKKRLDDTVEPITATDRGASQELKDLQAELRALRPKLDGFCLYIYGVVLKRLQLRQQAIDVYVEAVQAEPLHWGAWLELSSMVADCDHLRSLVLPDHWMKQFFLGHTYLELQLSEEVLETYEQLQKGPLLERTYLMAQVAIAYHNIRVVDKAIECFQKLRKVDPYRLDNMDIYSNLLYVKELRVELSHLAHSVCAIDKYRPETCCVIGNFYSLRSQHEKAVLYFGRALRLNPNYFAAWTLMGHEYMEMKNTNAAIQSYRQAIEVNRRDYRAWYALGQTYEILKMPNYCLYYYRQAQELRPNDSRMMVALGEAYEKLDKHHEAKKCFWRAHSLGDFEGLALFRLARVYECLGECELACAAFTDYVRQCESQCYRADREDLAHACRFLARHHLAQKDLDAAYEYAHKCTEFPETKEEARGLLKQMTDARVLLEQGLAGGDMQIEEDEEDDESLLTGRDLLVCEVTDIGDFRTPNK is encoded by the exons ATGTCGCAATGTTTGAATTTAGACTTCCCCGTGATTAAGCGTGATTTGCTACGCTCTCGGCGCGATTGCGCTCTGCGAGGACTGCGACAGAGCGCAAAGTGGGCGTCCGAGCTCGCGTACGCCCTGCGTGATGTCGAGGCGAGTCCGCCGGACCAGGCGGCGTCCGACCACGACGACGACTTGGACGACTCGTACTTCCTCGCCAAGAGCTACCTGGACCTCGAGGAGTACGACCGCGTCGTGTACTTCACCAAGAAcgccagtgggacgacgcggttTCTCCACTACTGCGCCAGGTACCTCTcggacgagaaaaagcgactggacGACACCGTCGAGCCGATCACGGCTACGGACCGCGGGGCGAGCCAGGAGCTCAAAGACCTGCAG GCTGAGTTGAGGGCCCTGCGGCCCAAGCTGGACGGCTTCTGCCTCTACATCTATGGCGTGGTCCTCAAGCGGCTCCAGCTGCGGCAGCAAGCTATCGACGTCTACGTCGAGGCTGTGCAAGCCGAGCCCCTGCACTGGGGTGCCTGGCTGGAGCTGTCCTCAATGGTGGCTGACTGCGACCACCTGCGAAGCCTCGTTCTGCCCGACCATTGGATGAAGCAGTTCTTCCTCGGCCACACCTACCTCGAGTTGCAGCTCAGTGAGGAGGTGCTTGAGACATACGAGCAGCTGCAGAAGGGACCCTTGCTTGAGCGCACGTACCTTATGGCACAG GTCGCCATCGCCTACCACAACATACGGGTAGTCGACAAGGCCATCGAGTGCTTCCAGAAGCTGCGCAAGGTTGACCCGTACCGGCTGGACAACATGGACATCTATTCCAACCTGCTCTACGTCAAGGAGCTGCGTGTTGAGCTGAGTCACCTGGCCCATAGCGTGTGCGCCATTGACAAGTACAGGCCCGAGACATGCTGCGTCATCGGCAACTTCTACTCGCTCCGCTCGCAGCACGAGAAGGCCGTCCTCTACTTCGGCCGCGCGTTGCGGCTCAACCCGAACTACTTCGCGGCGTGGACTCTCATGGGCCACGAGTACATGGAGATGAAGAACACCAATGCCGCCATCCAGTCGTACCGGCAGGCCATCGAGGTGAACCGCCGGGACTATCGGGCCTGGTACGCTCTGGGCCAGACCTACGAGATACTCAAGATGCCGAACTACTGCCTCTACTATTACAG GCAAGCACAGGAGCTGCGGCCCAATGACTCGCGCATGATGGTGGCACTGGGCGAGGCGTACGAAAAGCTGGACAAGCACCACGAGGCCAAAAAGTGCTTCTGGCGGGCCCACTCTCTCGGTGACTTCGAGGGGCTCGCCCTGTTCAGGCTGGCGCGTGTCTATGAGTGCCTCGGCGAGTGTGAACTG GCCTGCGCAGCATTCACCGACTACGTACGGCAGTGCGAGAGCCAGTGCTACCGGGCAGACCGCGAGGACCtggctcacgcctgccgcttcctgGCCAGGCACCACCTGGCCCAGAAGGACCTGGATGCGGCGTATGAGTACGCGCACAAGTGCACCGAGTTTCCTGAGACCAAGGAGGAAGCCCGGGGCCTGCTCAAGCAGATGACGGACGCCCGGGTGCTCCTTGAACAGGGCTTGGCAGGCGGGGACATGCAAatcgaggaagacgaagaggacGACGAGTCGCTCCTCACCGGTCGAGACTTGCTTGTCTGCGAGGTCACGGACATTGGGGACTTCAGGACTCCGAACAAGTGA